In the Campylobacter sp. RM6914 genome, one interval contains:
- a CDS encoding RidA family protein: MKKIIHTNNAPQAIGPYSQAVMANGFLFISGQLGVTAAGEFVGVDVKSQARQSMENIKAILSAADLDFTNVVKTTIFLADINDFATVNEIYASYFSGDFPARSTVAIKTLPKNGLVEIEVIATQK; encoded by the coding sequence ATGAAAAAAATCATACACACAAACAATGCCCCACAAGCTATCGGACCATACTCTCAAGCCGTTATGGCAAACGGTTTTTTATTTATTTCAGGTCAGCTTGGAGTAACAGCGGCCGGCGAATTTGTCGGTGTTGATGTAAAGTCGCAAGCAAGACAAAGCATGGAAAATATCAAAGCGATACTTTCTGCAGCGGATTTAGACTTTACGAATGTTGTAAAAACTACTATATTTTTAGCCGACATTAATGATTTTGCTACGGTAAATGAAATTTATGCTAGCTATTTTAGTGGAGACTTTCCTGCGCGAAGCACGGTAGCTATCAAAACTTTACCTAAAAATGGACTTGTTGAGATAGAAGTTATAGCAACACAAAAATAA
- a CDS encoding cysteine permease: MKLILAPNEFLDEYILGAEFAINAQISSNAYLFWKGAISAKFENSRVVFLHKKTIPDKFKDVAKKCTPLNGLVLTSAFCSFTALAPSHLVSSNKSKFYELVELHQICGIKFINLKKFYDDLGLGYDLRIYIEKCKFFSPTPFEKRIKLTETLCLGYY, translated from the coding sequence ATGAAACTAATCCTAGCACCAAATGAATTTTTAGATGAGTATATCTTGGGCGCAGAATTTGCGATAAATGCTCAAATTTCATCAAACGCATATCTATTTTGGAAAGGTGCCATCTCGGCTAAATTTGAAAACTCGCGAGTAGTTTTTTTGCATAAAAAGACAATACCTGATAAATTTAAAGACGTCGCTAAAAAATGCACACCGCTAAACGGACTTGTGTTAACAAGCGCATTTTGCTCATTTACCGCACTAGCGCCGTCACACCTTGTAAGCTCGAACAAATCAAAATTTTACGAGCTTGTCGAGCTACATCAAATTTGTGGGATAAAATTTATAAATTTAAAGAAATTTTATGATGATTTGGGGCTTGGTTATGATTTAAGAATTTACATCGAAAAGTGCAAATTTTTCTCTCCTACACCCTTTGAAAAACGGATCAAACTAACCGAAACTCTATGTTTGGGATATTATTAA
- a CDS encoding fumarate hydratase: MRVVQADEITKVVSELCKKACYVVTDDMRAAFKKAQANESSPLGKDIIGKILQNADLAEKGVAPICQDTGMTVVFVEIGQDVHIEGGYLEDAINAGVADGYVGGYLRKSVVAEPLFERKNTANNTPAVINTRIVPGDKLKIKVAPKGFGSENKSILKMLVPADGIEGVKRVFLEAVKLAGPNACPPMVVGVGIGGTMDKAALLSKLAAVRSVDSRNPDERYAKLEDELLEMARQTGVGPQGMGGDNTAVKVNVEWYPTHIAGLPVAVNINCHAARHADAEI, from the coding sequence ATGAGAGTAGTTCAAGCAGACGAGATAACAAAAGTTGTTAGCGAACTTTGCAAAAAAGCTTGTTATGTCGTTACTGATGATATGAGAGCAGCTTTTAAAAAAGCACAAGCAAATGAGAGTTCACCGCTTGGTAAAGACATCATAGGCAAAATTTTACAAAATGCCGATCTAGCCGAAAAAGGCGTTGCTCCGATATGTCAAGATACAGGTATGACCGTTGTTTTTGTAGAAATAGGACAAGATGTTCATATAGAGGGTGGTTACCTTGAAGATGCTATAAATGCAGGCGTAGCAGACGGATATGTTGGTGGTTACTTACGTAAGTCTGTGGTTGCAGAGCCACTTTTTGAGCGCAAAAACACGGCAAATAACACTCCTGCGGTTATAAATACACGCATCGTTCCAGGAGATAAACTTAAGATCAAAGTTGCTCCAAAAGGCTTTGGTAGCGAAAACAAATCAATCCTTAAAATGTTAGTTCCAGCAGATGGGATCGAAGGTGTTAAAAGGGTATTTTTAGAAGCTGTTAAACTAGCTGGTCCAAACGCCTGTCCTCCTATGGTAGTAGGCGTAGGTATCGGTGGAACAATGGACAAAGCAGCGCTTCTTTCAAAACTTGCAGCCGTTCGTTCAGTAGATAGCAGAAACCCTGACGAAAGATACGCAAAACTAGAAGACGAGCTTCTTGAGATGGCTAGACAAACAGGAGTGGGGCCACAAGGTATGGGTGGCGATAATACCGCTGTTAAAGTCAATGTCGAATGGTATCCAACTCATATCGCGGGTCTTCCTGTAGCTGTAAATATCAACTGCCATGCTGCTCGCCACGCAGACGCTGAAATTTAA
- a CDS encoding menaquinone biosynthesis family protein, protein MKNYKLISVAHSPDADDIFMYMAVKFGWISSVNLRFSNTALDIQTLNEEALKGTYDATAISFALYPLIKDEYALLRTAVSFGNGYGPKLVKKKGVSLKRNFKVALSGAHTSNALLFRIAYPNARIVYKNFLEIESAVVSGEVDAGVLIHESILDFSSELEVEREIWDIWCEFAKEEIPLPLGGMAVRRSLPLTGAIECERVLTEAVRIATAHKPFLSHMLMERNLIRVDKEKLKTYLNLYANESSVSMDEVALNSLNKLFEIGYKHGFYPQIIDAHDYLIPKEYNEARFS, encoded by the coding sequence TTGAAAAATTACAAGCTAATAAGCGTCGCTCACTCGCCCGACGCCGATGATATATTTATGTATATGGCGGTAAAATTCGGCTGGATAAGTAGTGTGAATTTACGTTTTTCAAATACCGCTCTTGACATTCAGACATTAAACGAAGAGGCCCTAAAAGGCACTTATGACGCGACAGCGATAAGCTTTGCACTTTATCCTCTCATAAAAGACGAATACGCTCTCTTGCGAACTGCCGTTAGTTTTGGTAACGGTTATGGGCCAAAGTTGGTGAAGAAAAAAGGCGTGAGCTTAAAGCGAAATTTCAAGGTGGCATTAAGTGGAGCACATACGAGCAACGCACTTTTGTTTCGCATAGCATATCCTAATGCTCGCATTGTTTATAAAAATTTCTTAGAGATCGAAAGTGCTGTTGTTAGCGGAGAGGTTGATGCGGGAGTGCTTATACATGAAAGCATTCTTGATTTTAGTAGTGAGCTAGAAGTTGAACGTGAAATTTGGGATATCTGGTGTGAGTTTGCAAAAGAAGAGATACCACTACCGCTTGGAGGCATGGCGGTTCGCCGAAGCTTACCTTTAACAGGCGCGATAGAGTGCGAGCGGGTTTTAACTGAGGCTGTTCGTATAGCGACCGCACATAAACCGTTTTTATCGCACATGTTGATGGAAAGAAATTTGATACGTGTCGATAAAGAGAAGCTAAAAACATATCTAAATTTATATGCAAATGAAAGTTCTGTAAGCATGGACGAGGTGGCTTTAAATTCTTTAAATAAACTGTTTGAGATAGGCTATAAGCACGGTTTTTATCCGCAAATCATCGACGCACACGACTATCTTATCCCTAAAGAATACAACGAGGCAAGGTTTAGCTAA
- a CDS encoding pirin family protein: protein MSLLTLTAWATKKLSKGEFQIISAGTGIVHSEMNEEDEELHLYQIWIKPNIKGVKPRYEQRKFNDEKHTLVLSPNGDNGSFKIHQDMWLHRYFLQNEELNITLNSARNYWLQVVNGKLNLHEHELGKADGVAINDEILLKIKCEKKAEFLLFDLP, encoded by the coding sequence GTGTCGTTACTCACACTGACAGCATGGGCAACAAAAAAGCTAAGCAAAGGCGAATTTCAAATAATAAGTGCCGGAACAGGTATTGTTCACTCTGAGATGAACGAGGAAGATGAAGAGCTTCACCTTTATCAAATTTGGATCAAACCAAACATAAAAGGCGTAAAACCGCGCTACGAGCAAAGAAAATTTAACGACGAAAAACACACGCTAGTGCTTTCGCCAAACGGTGATAACGGCTCATTTAAAATTCATCAGGACATGTGGCTGCATAGATATTTTTTACAAAACGAAGAGCTTAATATCACTCTTAATAGCGCCCGCAATTACTGGCTACAAGTCGTAAACGGTAAACTAAATTTACACGAACACGAGCTTGGCAAGGCTGACGGCGTTGCCATAAATGATGAAATACTTTTAAAGATAAAGTGTGAAAAGAAAGCAGAGTTTTTGCTATTTGATCTACCGTAA
- a CDS encoding nicotinate phosphoribosyltransferase yields MNEIELKKQGKIARLTNKTFKFDPRIADGFYTARYFLKINKIIKENLPNQHVTMQFFQRTDDIVLCGIDEVVSLIHTFAKEPGKLKIYALNDGDVVCAGEPVLKISGAYENFGFLENIIDATLTRRSCVATNVANALKAGGGKIVFSMADRQDDISTQIGDGYATFIAGVNRVSTDAQGFWWGGSGMGTMPHALIQMCQGDVVKACKIYAKTFPDELVTALVDYNNDVITDALAAAHAMGAKLGAVRVDTSKNLIDKYFESKDTSKFDPHGVCKELIFALRKALDENDFKHVKIVVSSGFTPQKIADFEEANTPVDIYGVGSFTVKNDICGFTGDLVELNGKEEAKFGRGEVVSSRLQEVEFTPNL; encoded by the coding sequence ATGAACGAAATAGAGCTAAAAAAACAGGGGAAAATAGCGCGTTTAACAAATAAAACGTTTAAATTTGATCCGCGTATAGCAGATGGGTTTTATACGGCAAGATATTTTTTGAAAATCAACAAAATCATAAAAGAGAATTTGCCAAACCAGCATGTTACCATGCAGTTTTTTCAGCGAACCGATGATATCGTCTTATGTGGTATAGATGAGGTTGTTTCGCTCATTCATACCTTTGCAAAAGAGCCGGGTAAGCTTAAAATTTATGCTTTAAACGACGGCGATGTCGTTTGTGCGGGAGAGCCTGTTTTAAAAATTAGCGGTGCGTATGAGAATTTTGGATTTTTAGAAAATATCATTGACGCGACATTGACTCGCAGAAGTTGCGTTGCGACAAACGTGGCAAATGCCTTAAAGGCTGGTGGCGGCAAGATCGTCTTTTCTATGGCGGATCGTCAAGATGATATATCTACGCAAATCGGCGATGGATATGCCACCTTTATCGCCGGGGTTAATAGAGTTTCAACTGACGCTCAAGGGTTTTGGTGGGGAGGAAGCGGTATGGGCACCATGCCTCATGCGCTTATTCAGATGTGCCAAGGAGATGTGGTAAAAGCGTGTAAAATTTATGCCAAAACATTTCCTGATGAGCTAGTAACTGCATTAGTAGACTATAATAACGACGTCATAACGGACGCTCTTGCGGCAGCACACGCGATGGGGGCGAAACTTGGTGCAGTTAGGGTCGATACCTCTAAAAATTTGATCGATAAGTATTTTGAGAGCAAGGATACGAGTAAATTTGATCCGCACGGAGTGTGTAAAGAGCTTATTTTTGCGCTTAGAAAGGCGCTTGATGAAAATGACTTTAAGCACGTTAAGATCGTTGTTAGCTCAGGATTTACTCCGCAAAAAATAGCCGATTTTGAAGAGGCAAATACTCCGGTTGATATTTACGGAGTAGGAAGTTTTACCGTAAAAAACGATATTTGCGGATTTACCGGAGATCTGGTTGAGCTTAACGGCAAAGAGGAGGCTAAATTTGGACGTGGCGAAGTTGTCTCAAGTCGCTTGCAAGAGGTAGAATTTACGCCAAATTTATAA
- a CDS encoding pirin family protein: MTKIIYARRTNERYTGSFDWIKSRHTFSFANYFDRDFMGFFALRVINDDIIASHRGVGAHPHENMEISNIHLKRCRYSH; the protein is encoded by the coding sequence ATGACAAAAATAATCTACGCAAGAAGAACCAATGAACGATACACCGGTAGTTTTGACTGGATTAAAAGCCGTCATACGTTTTCGTTTGCAAACTATTTTGATCGTGATTTTATGGGGTTTTTCGCACTTCGCGTTATAAATGACGACATCATCGCTTCACACCGAGGCGTTGGTGCGCACCCACATGAAAATATGGAAATTTCTAACATACATCTTAAGCGGTGTCGTTACTCACACTGA
- a CDS encoding Fe-S-containing hydro-lyase: MSEIKRITAPFDKEVVKSLKAGDNVLISGTIIAARDAAHKALTETLARGEALPVDLRGETIYYVGPTPAKESQAIGAAGPTTSGRMDKYTPTMINEVGINGMIGKGYRSEAVVDAMKKSGCVYMVAIGGAGALISQSIKKYEVLAYPELGPEAVARLTVEDFPAMVAIDSEGNNFYEAGQAPYRKI; encoded by the coding sequence ATGTCAGAAATCAAAAGAATAACCGCACCATTTGATAAAGAGGTGGTAAAAAGCTTAAAAGCAGGCGATAATGTACTAATATCAGGCACTATCATAGCAGCTAGAGATGCGGCCCACAAGGCTCTTACAGAAACTTTAGCTCGCGGAGAAGCGCTTCCTGTGGATCTAAGAGGCGAGACTATATATTATGTTGGACCAACGCCTGCAAAAGAGAGTCAAGCTATCGGTGCTGCAGGCCCTACAACTAGTGGCAGAATGGACAAATACACTCCGACTATGATAAACGAAGTCGGCATAAACGGCATGATCGGTAAAGGCTATCGTAGCGAAGCGGTCGTAGATGCTATGAAAAAATCAGGTTGTGTTTATATGGTAGCTATCGGCGGAGCAGGTGCTTTAATTAGCCAAAGTATTAAAAAATACGAAGTACTAGCTTACCCTGAGCTTGGACCTGAAGCGGTTGCAAGACTTACTGTCGAGGATTTCCCTGCGATGGTTGCGATAGATAGCGAAGGAAATAACTTCTACGAAGCAGGTCAAGCACCTTATAGAAAGATCTAA